The following proteins are encoded in a genomic region of Cryptomeria japonica chromosome 11, Sugi_1.0, whole genome shotgun sequence:
- the LOC131030316 gene encoding putative RING-H2 finger protein ATL69 produces the protein MWLMFFWVVVGFGMYPFLYSYVHFFQFPYLQLAYIVFVVGGVFVISQKRGGDDASTAEPVQQPSPSSSCVDMTAVEMGVFTYRHHQQKEEEEHEECVICLCEYQDEDAVAALPPCQHNFHVDCIRRWLECQPRCPICNACPLQKLVSAQKNDALHLLPLPLPLPPTLAARNLTQENLGSEGNV, from the coding sequence ATGTGGCTAATGTTTTTCTGGGTGGTCGTGGGATTTGGGATGTATCCATTCCTTTACTCATACGTGCATTTTTTCCAGTTCCCATATTTGCAATTAGCTTATATAGTATTTGTGGTTGGAGGGGTGTTTGTCATAAGTCAAAAGCGGGGTGGTGATGATGCATCGACAGCAGAGCCAGTGCAGCAACCGTCTCCTTCTTCTTCCTGCGTTGATATGACTGCAGTGGAAATGGGAGTATTCACTTACAGACATCATCAACAAAAAGAGGAAGAGGAACACGAAGAATGCGTTATCTGCCTCTGTGAATACCAAGATGAGGATGCTGTGGCGGCACTTCCACCGTGCCAACACAATTTCCACGTGGACTGTATTCGGAGGTGGCTAGAGTGCCAGCCCAGGTGTCCCATCTGCAATGCATGTCCGCTTCAGAAATTGGTATCCGCTCAAAAAAATGATGCTCTTCACCTTCTTCCCCTTCCACTTCCACTTCCGCCCACTTTGGCTGCAAGAAATTTGACCCAAGAAAACTTAGGGAGCGAAGGGAACGTGTAA
- the LOC131030315 gene encoding RING-H2 finger protein ATL79-like yields the protein MPLIARRRCCASSPLMLWLITLWMLFIFAFPLFLFRYVFNFRSPYFYVAYASVLLIVTYVAFSEKVEDEPPPPPSAARQMVDVDMPLFNYKAEVEDGRAEQCCVICLSNYDEAQRPALSLPTCRHNFHVECVGKWLRIHGRCPICSASPFPTHDAQFPPPDVVRVSVAMEAPNTREYGNLTP from the coding sequence ATGCCGTTAATAGCAAGAAGGCGTTGCTGCGCTTCGTCGCCATTGATGTTGTGGCTCATAACTTTATGGATGCTCTTCATATTCGCTTTTCCCCTCTTTCTCTTCAGATACGTATTTAACTTCCGTTCACCATATTTCTACGTCGCCTACGCATCGGTGCTTTTGATCGTCACATACGTGGCCTTCAGCGAAAAGGTGGAGGACGAGCCCCCGCCTCCACCATCGGCGGCGAGGCAGATGGTCGACGTGGACATGCCGCTCTTCAATTACAAAGCGGAGGTGGAAGACGGCAGAGCAGAGCAGTGCTGCGTTATTTGCCTCTCTAATTACGATGAAGCCCAACGGCCGGCGTTGTCGTTGCCTACGTGCCGACATAATTTCCACGTGGAGTGCGTAGGGAAGTGGTTGCGGATCCACGGCAGATGCCCCATCTGCAGCGCCTCTCCATTTCCCACACACGATGCTCAATTTCCTCCACCAGACGTTGTGCGAGTCTCTGTCGCCATGGAAGCACCTAACACAAGGGAATACGGTAATTTAACCCCATAG